The following coding sequences lie in one Actinomyces capricornis genomic window:
- a CDS encoding NlpC/P60 family protein, with translation MRPGGLPLVLALVLLLALLPVLALLLLLGGQEEDCTAGAGARAVLIDERAVAGASVPGWDATQLAHAATIMRAAADMGLTRRDQTIAVMTAIGESGLRNLDHGDAAGPDSRGLFQQRETWGSLEQRMDPYQSASLFLQALVRITERDTMEPTLVAHRIQANSDPYHYESSWPAAEAIVAALDGGAVTASTTSAAETSSAADLARAQEGAPYAWGGAGPSGFDCSGLVHYVFSQLGIELERTSAQQGAQGQEVYTGPGASAPWDEMSPGDVIFFPAGPDSYDHIGIYAGDQRMIHAPNTGDVVKEVDLDSSWQARSWSVRRMTRATQPPSTAGAPTAQCASTASGAPVAVGPGGWAAPAAGPRTSPYGMRVNPVTGVNRLHAGTDLAGGGCGGPIHAAAAGTVTFAGLYDDGTGAVEIDHGGGVTTAYLHMEASGIHARAGQSVTAGQRIAAVGSTGNSTGCHLHFEVHLNGRPTDPEPFMSDRGVSLGQ, from the coding sequence GTGAGACCGGGCGGGCTGCCACTCGTCCTGGCACTGGTGCTGCTCCTGGCGCTCCTGCCCGTCCTCGCCCTCCTCCTGCTCCTGGGCGGGCAGGAGGAGGACTGCACCGCGGGCGCGGGGGCCCGCGCGGTCCTCATCGATGAGCGCGCCGTCGCGGGGGCCTCCGTGCCGGGGTGGGATGCCACCCAGCTCGCCCATGCGGCCACCATCATGAGGGCGGCGGCCGATATGGGCCTGACGCGACGGGACCAGACCATCGCGGTGATGACCGCCATCGGGGAGTCCGGGCTGCGCAACCTGGACCATGGGGATGCCGCCGGTCCTGACAGCCGCGGGCTGTTCCAGCAGCGGGAGACCTGGGGCAGCCTGGAGCAGCGCATGGACCCCTACCAGTCCGCCTCGCTGTTCCTCCAGGCACTGGTGAGGATCACCGAGCGCGACACCATGGAGCCGACCCTCGTAGCGCACCGGATCCAGGCCAACTCCGACCCCTACCACTACGAGTCCTCCTGGCCCGCCGCCGAGGCCATCGTCGCGGCCCTCGACGGCGGCGCCGTCACCGCCTCCACTACCTCGGCCGCCGAGACGAGCAGCGCCGCTGATCTCGCCCGGGCCCAGGAGGGCGCCCCCTACGCCTGGGGCGGGGCGGGCCCCAGCGGGTTCGACTGCTCCGGACTGGTCCACTACGTCTTCTCCCAGCTCGGGATCGAGCTGGAGCGCACCTCCGCCCAGCAGGGGGCGCAGGGCCAGGAGGTCTACACCGGGCCGGGTGCGAGCGCCCCCTGGGATGAGATGAGCCCGGGGGACGTCATCTTCTTCCCCGCGGGCCCCGACTCCTACGACCACATCGGCATCTACGCGGGCGACCAGCGAATGATCCATGCGCCCAATACCGGCGATGTGGTCAAGGAGGTGGATCTGGACTCCTCCTGGCAGGCTCGCTCCTGGAGCGTGCGCCGGATGACCCGGGCCACCCAACCGCCCTCCACCGCCGGGGCCCCGACGGCGCAGTGCGCCTCCACGGCCTCCGGCGCCCCGGTCGCCGTCGGCCCGGGCGGGTGGGCCGCGCCGGCCGCCGGCCCCCGCACCAGCCCCTACGGCATGCGGGTCAACCCGGTCACCGGCGTCAACCGGCTCCACGCCGGCACGGACCTGGCCGGCGGCGGATGCGGCGGCCCCATCCACGCCGCCGCGGCAGGCACGGTCACCTTCGCCGGCCTGTACGACGACGGGACCGGCGCCGTCGAGATCGACCACGGCGGGGGCGTGACCACCGCCTACCTCCACATGGAGGCCTCGGGCATCCATGCGCGGGCCGGGCAGAGCGTCACCGCGGGCCAGCGCATCGCAGCGGTCGGCTCCACCGGGAACTCCACCGGCTGCCACCTCCATTTCGAGGTCCACCTCAACGGCCGGCCCACCGACCCCGAGCCCTTCATGAGCGACCGGGGCGTGAGCCTGGGCCAGTGA
- a CDS encoding DUF6668 family protein, with product MTRPERPVLWVLGAHGGAGESLLSSLQEGWMAAGHSWPAESSAPVVLTARTGFEGLTRAQAVLTQWASGAVGDPRLLGLILLADAPGRRPKALRDLGRIVGGGAPRVWEVPWVEAWRLGQGLAHDRLPRQARRMIDDLSRLVSDRTTIPHHTEECAHEHL from the coding sequence GTGACCAGGCCTGAGCGGCCGGTCCTGTGGGTGCTGGGTGCGCACGGAGGGGCGGGGGAGTCGCTCCTGTCCTCGCTCCAGGAGGGGTGGATGGCTGCCGGGCACTCCTGGCCCGCGGAGTCCTCGGCGCCGGTGGTCCTGACCGCCCGGACCGGTTTCGAGGGGCTCACGCGCGCCCAGGCGGTGCTGACGCAGTGGGCCAGTGGGGCGGTGGGCGACCCCCGCCTGCTGGGCCTCATCCTCCTGGCGGATGCCCCGGGTCGTCGTCCCAAAGCGCTGAGGGACCTGGGGCGCATCGTCGGCGGGGGCGCCCCGCGGGTGTGGGAGGTGCCATGGGTGGAGGCCTGGCGCCTGGGTCAGGGCCTTGCCCACGACCGGCTCCCACGTCAGGCCCGCCGCATGATCGATGACCTGTCCCGCCTGGTGTCCGATAGGACGACCATCCCCCACCACACCGAGGAGTGCGCCCATGAGCACCTGTGA